One segment of Amycolatopsis alba DSM 44262 DNA contains the following:
- a CDS encoding DUF6069 family protein gives MGEDVRHQFVVSRLWAGGGATALVAALAAIVVILVATGLFGVPVLVPTGEGAWGGIGAAAYAVSAAVAALAATGLLHLLLLGTPRARSFFVSIMLLLTAITVIIPMSIDVDQGARFATAAGNLFLGVVITGTLSGVLRSAIRAGRLVR, from the coding sequence ATGGGCGAAGACGTGCGGCACCAGTTCGTGGTGAGCAGACTCTGGGCGGGCGGCGGAGCGACGGCCTTGGTCGCGGCCTTGGCGGCGATCGTGGTCATCCTCGTCGCGACCGGACTGTTCGGTGTGCCCGTGCTGGTCCCGACCGGGGAGGGCGCGTGGGGCGGTATCGGCGCCGCGGCCTACGCGGTGAGCGCCGCGGTCGCCGCGCTGGCCGCGACCGGGTTGCTGCATCTCCTCTTGCTCGGGACACCGCGCGCCAGGTCGTTCTTCGTCTCGATCATGCTGCTCCTCACGGCGATCACCGTGATCATCCCGATGAGCATCGACGTCGATCAGGGCGCCAGGTTCGCGACGGCCGCCGGGAACCTGTTCCTGGGCGTGGTGATCACCGGCACGTTGTCAGGTGTCCTCCGTTCGGCGATCCGGGCTGGCAGGCTGGTCCGCTGA
- a CDS encoding FMN-dependent NADH-azoreductase — MSYLLHIDSSSLGKASVSRQVAQSFLDGWRGDVVHRDLAASPVPHLSAAGITARATAPAQHTPEETEAAALQDALIEEFLGASAYLFTVPMYNLTMPSVFKAWLDQIMVFGRTMDFEAPSPAAGRPAVVISARGGGYGPGAPKHGLDYVVPTLEAMLGREDMLGLDLTTVIPELTMVPDAPALAALLPKHEASMADAHRRARELAATIAA; from the coding sequence ATGTCGTATCTGCTTCACATCGACTCGTCCTCGCTCGGCAAGGCCTCGGTCTCGCGTCAGGTCGCGCAGTCCTTCCTCGACGGCTGGCGCGGTGACGTCGTTCACCGCGACCTGGCTGCTTCGCCCGTGCCTCATCTGTCTGCGGCCGGAATCACCGCCCGCGCCACCGCCCCCGCTCAGCACACGCCCGAGGAGACCGAGGCGGCCGCGTTGCAGGACGCGTTGATCGAAGAGTTCCTCGGCGCGAGCGCCTATCTCTTCACGGTCCCGATGTACAACCTGACGATGCCCTCGGTGTTCAAGGCGTGGCTGGACCAGATCATGGTCTTCGGCCGCACCATGGACTTCGAGGCCCCTTCGCCTGCCGCCGGTCGGCCGGCCGTGGTGATTTCGGCGCGGGGCGGCGGCTACGGTCCCGGCGCGCCCAAACACGGCCTGGACTATGTCGTGCCCACCCTCGAAGCCATGCTCGGCCGTGAGGACATGCTCGGCCTGGACCTCACCACCGTGATTCCCGAACTGACGATGGTGCCCGATGCCCCGGCCCTGGCCGCCCTGCTGCCGAAGCATGAAGCATCGATGGCCGACGCCCACCGCCGTGCCCGCGAGCTCGCCGCCACGATCGCCGCCTGA
- a CDS encoding YbaB/EbfC family nucleoid-associated protein has product MNRRDLELGGMRDTYEELVTGIETVRNETADLRVSAESPDGLIIATVTSRGELVDLAIDPRVYRSPASTALAEAILDATRQAAANARHLVFARLRRFLPADATFSTTDLDLDPFLVPMNQALSADQPASPDRRTEDT; this is encoded by the coding sequence GTGAACCGACGCGACCTCGAACTCGGCGGCATGCGCGACACCTACGAGGAACTGGTGACCGGAATCGAAACGGTCCGGAACGAAACCGCCGATCTGCGTGTCTCGGCCGAGTCCCCGGACGGGCTGATCATCGCGACGGTGACCAGCCGTGGCGAACTGGTGGATCTGGCCATTGATCCGAGGGTCTACCGCAGCCCGGCGTCCACGGCGCTGGCGGAGGCGATCCTCGACGCGACCCGTCAGGCGGCCGCGAACGCACGGCATCTGGTCTTCGCCCGTCTCCGCCGGTTTCTCCCGGCCGACGCCACCTTCTCGACCACCGACCTCGATCTCGACCCGTTCCTGGTTCCGATGAATCAAGCGCTGTCAGCGGACCAGCCTGCCAGCCCGGATCGCCGAACGGAGGACACCTGA
- a CDS encoding MFS transporter, whose amino-acid sequence MPDLPVPDEVAVANPRAGVSRSVFRRVLAGSTAGAVLEWYDFALYGILAATVLGPLFFPGGNGVAQLLLALATQGLGFVARPIGGIVFGHLGDRLGRKPVLVVTFLLLGLSTSAIGLLPTYAQAGIGATISLVVLRLVQGFALGGEFGAAVLMVGEYGSPRRRGFWSAWPQAGAPLGTVLATGVVGLLTIALPGGQFEHWGWRIGFLLAVPLLVIGFWIRRRIDESPVFQQARSRADSAAAERPRSSILETLAHPGPVLRGLGVRLGENVAFYVYTVFVVAYATTSFGYTKSDVLLAVTVGSLLQFAGMLAGGHWSDVVGRRIAMLVPAAGLAVWAPLFFLMVQSDSLPLLYVGVGVGAALHGLLAGPEAAWIAELFPTERRFAGASLVFQGSSIIAGAPAPLIAVWLVKNQGTTAVVLYLVATIAVTLVALLFSAETKGTDFGAEQV is encoded by the coding sequence ATGCCCGACCTGCCCGTTCCGGACGAGGTGGCCGTTGCGAACCCCAGGGCCGGGGTGAGCCGTTCGGTGTTCCGGCGTGTGCTGGCGGGCAGTACCGCCGGGGCGGTGCTGGAGTGGTACGACTTCGCCCTGTACGGCATCCTCGCCGCGACCGTGCTCGGGCCGCTGTTCTTCCCCGGCGGTAACGGCGTCGCGCAGTTGCTGCTGGCCTTGGCCACCCAGGGACTGGGGTTCGTCGCGCGGCCGATCGGTGGCATCGTCTTCGGGCATCTCGGTGACCGCCTCGGCCGTAAACCTGTGCTGGTCGTGACGTTCCTGCTGCTCGGTCTGTCCACTTCGGCCATCGGGTTGCTGCCGACGTACGCACAGGCGGGTATCGGGGCGACGATCTCGCTCGTCGTCCTGCGCCTGGTCCAGGGCTTCGCGCTCGGTGGCGAGTTCGGTGCCGCCGTGCTGATGGTCGGCGAGTACGGAAGCCCGCGCCGCCGGGGGTTCTGGTCCGCCTGGCCGCAGGCGGGGGCCCCGCTCGGCACGGTACTGGCGACCGGGGTCGTGGGGTTGCTGACGATCGCACTGCCCGGTGGGCAGTTCGAGCACTGGGGCTGGCGCATCGGGTTCCTGCTCGCCGTTCCTTTGCTGGTCATCGGTTTCTGGATCCGCCGCCGCATCGACGAATCGCCCGTGTTCCAGCAGGCGCGTTCACGCGCCGACTCCGCCGCGGCCGAACGGCCGCGGTCGAGCATCCTGGAAACGCTCGCTCATCCGGGACCGGTGCTGCGCGGTCTCGGCGTGCGTCTGGGCGAGAACGTCGCGTTCTACGTCTACACCGTCTTCGTGGTGGCTTATGCCACGACTTCGTTCGGATACACCAAATCCGACGTCTTGCTCGCGGTGACCGTCGGATCCCTGCTGCAGTTCGCGGGCATGCTGGCGGGCGGCCACTGGTCCGATGTGGTCGGGCGGCGGATCGCGATGCTGGTTCCGGCCGCGGGACTGGCGGTCTGGGCGCCGTTGTTCTTCCTGATGGTCCAATCGGACAGCCTGCCGCTGCTCTACGTCGGCGTGGGCGTCGGCGCGGCGCTGCACGGCCTCCTCGCCGGTCCGGAGGCGGCCTGGATCGCGGAACTCTTCCCGACCGAGCGCCGCTTCGCCGGAGCGTCCCTGGTCTTCCAGGGCTCGTCGATCATCGCCGGCGCACCGGCGCCCCTCATCGCCGTCTGGCTCGTCAAGAACCAGGGGACCACCGCCGTCGTGCTGTACCTGGTCGCCACCATCGCGGTCACCCTCGTCGCCTTGCTGTTCAGCGCCGAAACCAAGGGGACCGACTTCGGCGCCGAGCAGGTTTAG
- a CDS encoding winged helix-turn-helix transcriptional regulator: MAPERQIAGPCQTWPEDSAFIREVLDRIGDKWTVLIISTLNTGKLRYSDLQASVTGISQRMLTQTLKHLERDGLITRTAYPEVPPRVEYELTELGRSLMEAVKAMAGWAAAHHREIAANRTASELTGVGRGKTAVSS; this comes from the coding sequence ATGGCGCCGGAGCGACAGATCGCAGGTCCGTGCCAGACCTGGCCGGAGGACAGCGCGTTCATCCGCGAGGTGCTCGACCGCATCGGCGACAAGTGGACCGTGCTGATCATCAGCACCCTGAACACCGGCAAGTTGCGCTATTCCGACTTGCAGGCAAGCGTCACGGGGATCTCGCAGCGGATGCTGACCCAGACGCTCAAGCACCTCGAGCGCGACGGGCTGATCACCCGGACCGCGTACCCCGAGGTCCCGCCGAGGGTGGAGTACGAGCTCACCGAGCTGGGCCGGTCGCTGATGGAAGCGGTCAAGGCCATGGCAGGCTGGGCCGCCGCCCACCACCGCGAGATCGCCGCGAACCGGACGGCCAGCGAGCTGACCGGAGTCGGCCGGGGCAAGACCGCGGTCAGCTCGTAG
- a CDS encoding phosphopantetheine-binding protein — MTTTRDLPELIVSLYRDSLGDDTLDADSDFFESNGDSLAAFQITAGLQSALGIEVSVALVFAYPSPADLADVLASDRQDLR; from the coding sequence ATGACCACGACCCGCGACCTGCCCGAGCTGATCGTGTCGCTGTACCGCGATTCCCTCGGTGATGACACTTTGGACGCCGACAGCGACTTCTTCGAGTCCAATGGGGACTCACTGGCCGCCTTTCAGATCACCGCGGGCCTGCAGAGCGCCCTCGGTATCGAGGTTTCGGTCGCCCTCGTCTTCGCTTACCCGTCGCCGGCGGACCTGGCGGACGTCCTGGCTTCGGACCGGCAAGATCTTCGTTGA
- a CDS encoding APC family permease: protein MSARAVPPAAWISWIALALMTTSSVASLRPSPTMAVYGLAAVFLYVVPAIVFLLPTSLVSAELASGWSGGVFNWVALGISKPMGFLAVWCQFAMTIFYYPSLLGYVASTLAYVFDPSLADSGLWTAAVIVVTYWSGVWISSRGTKGVAGLAGGGLVIGTLIPGVLLVVLGLVFLGQGHPSAAPMSAGDLLPAWAGLASLVLIVNNFLSYSGMEMNAVHVSSLRKPGKEFPRAMFLAMGLVLLIFILPALAISWVIPADQLSLTAGVMQAFDAVFANFGIQWLTPLIGIMLVLASLGGMLTWLAGPSKGLLLISRQEGYLPPFLQRLNKQGVQQNILVVQGGITTLIALLYAFIPDVSSAYWIFSVITTQVYLIMYLLMFVAAVRLRRKFPDHPRGYRAPMLVGLCGVGFCASLAALLVGFVPPSQFGSGNPWVYLGVVAGGALGLGLLVPFLFYRLRKPSWRLPEQSEASAS from the coding sequence GTGAGCGCCCGCGCGGTGCCACCCGCCGCGTGGATCTCCTGGATCGCGCTCGCGCTCATGACGACCAGCTCGGTCGCGAGCCTGCGCCCGTCCCCGACGATGGCCGTGTACGGGCTCGCGGCCGTTTTCCTTTACGTCGTACCGGCGATCGTGTTCCTGCTGCCGACCTCGCTCGTCTCGGCCGAGCTGGCCTCTGGCTGGTCCGGCGGGGTCTTCAACTGGGTGGCGCTCGGGATCTCCAAACCGATGGGCTTCCTGGCCGTCTGGTGCCAGTTCGCGATGACGATCTTCTACTACCCGAGCCTGCTCGGATACGTCGCGAGCACGCTCGCGTACGTCTTCGATCCGAGCCTGGCCGACAGTGGTTTGTGGACGGCCGCTGTCATCGTCGTGACGTATTGGTCAGGGGTCTGGATCTCTTCTCGCGGCACGAAGGGCGTGGCCGGGCTCGCCGGTGGCGGACTGGTCATCGGAACGCTCATCCCCGGAGTGCTCCTGGTGGTCCTCGGTCTCGTGTTCCTCGGGCAGGGACACCCGTCCGCGGCGCCGATGTCGGCGGGTGACCTGCTTCCCGCGTGGGCCGGACTCGCCAGCCTCGTGCTGATCGTGAACAACTTCCTGTCCTATTCGGGCATGGAGATGAACGCGGTGCACGTGTCCTCGCTCCGCAAGCCGGGCAAGGAGTTCCCGCGGGCGATGTTCCTGGCGATGGGACTCGTACTGCTCATCTTCATCCTGCCCGCGCTGGCGATCAGCTGGGTCATCCCGGCCGACCAGCTGTCGCTCACCGCCGGGGTGATGCAGGCCTTCGACGCCGTCTTCGCCAACTTCGGGATCCAGTGGCTGACACCGCTGATCGGCATCATGCTCGTCCTGGCGTCGCTCGGCGGGATGCTGACCTGGCTCGCGGGTCCGTCGAAGGGGCTGTTGCTGATCTCCCGGCAAGAGGGCTACCTGCCGCCTTTCCTGCAGCGGCTCAACAAACAGGGCGTACAGCAGAACATCCTCGTCGTCCAGGGCGGGATCACGACACTCATCGCCCTGCTCTACGCGTTCATCCCGGACGTTTCGAGCGCGTACTGGATCTTCTCGGTGATCACCACCCAGGTGTATCTGATCATGTACCTGCTGATGTTCGTCGCCGCGGTGCGGTTGCGGCGCAAGTTCCCCGATCACCCGCGCGGCTACCGCGCACCGATGCTGGTCGGTCTGTGCGGGGTCGGGTTCTGCGCGTCGCTGGCAGCACTGCTGGTGGGGTTCGTCCCGCCGTCCCAGTTCGGTTCCGGCAACCCGTGGGTGTACCTCGGGGTCGTCGCCGGCGGCGCGCTCGGCCTCGGTCTGCTCGTGCCGTTCCTGTTCTACCGCCTGCGTAAACCGTCATGGCGGCTGCCGGAGCAATCGGAGGCGAGTGCGTCGTGA
- a CDS encoding dipeptidase: MEIRDRVNELMPQAREELAELVSIPSVADPRQFPPAECHRAATWVADAFTEAGFTDTRLADTPDGSQAVVGSRPCGNEDAPTVLLYAHYDVQPPLKDDAWHTPPFELTEVDGRWYGRGAADCKGNILMHLTALRALGDDLPVNLKLVVEGSEEQGTGGLEAFVPENADLLRSDTILVCDTGNVAVGRPAVTVSLRGMVNMIVTVDALPSALHSGMFGGPAPDALAVLVSVLATLRDDEGNTTVRGLPNDGLWPGAPYPEAQFREDAGLSPGAALLGGAGVADMLWARSTLTILGIDCPPVVGSASAITPHARARLNLRIPPGVEPHEAATALTRHLAAVTPRGVHLSTEIEACGRPFRAATDGPAHRAMADAMQTAYGRPMSRLGQGGSIPLCTVFAETYPDAEILLIGVEEPQARIHAPNESVAPQEISAMALTEALFLRDYGARRQ, encoded by the coding sequence ATGGAGATCCGTGACCGGGTGAACGAACTGATGCCGCAGGCACGCGAAGAACTCGCGGAGCTCGTCTCGATACCGTCCGTCGCCGACCCACGGCAATTCCCGCCCGCGGAGTGCCATCGCGCGGCCACTTGGGTGGCGGATGCCTTCACCGAAGCCGGGTTCACCGACACCCGGCTCGCCGACACCCCGGACGGCAGCCAGGCCGTCGTCGGATCCCGGCCGTGCGGCAACGAAGACGCCCCGACAGTTCTGCTCTACGCGCACTACGACGTCCAGCCGCCGTTGAAGGACGACGCATGGCACACACCACCGTTCGAGCTGACCGAAGTGGACGGACGCTGGTACGGGCGCGGCGCCGCCGACTGCAAGGGCAACATCCTCATGCACCTCACCGCCCTGCGCGCACTCGGCGACGACCTGCCCGTCAACCTCAAACTGGTCGTCGAAGGCTCCGAAGAACAAGGGACCGGCGGCTTGGAGGCCTTCGTCCCCGAAAACGCCGACCTCCTGCGGTCCGACACGATCCTGGTGTGCGACACCGGGAACGTCGCGGTCGGACGGCCCGCCGTCACGGTCAGCCTGCGCGGCATGGTCAACATGATCGTCACCGTCGACGCGCTGCCGTCCGCACTGCACTCCGGCATGTTCGGCGGACCCGCCCCGGACGCGCTGGCCGTACTGGTGTCCGTGCTCGCCACCCTCCGCGACGACGAGGGCAACACCACCGTCCGGGGGTTGCCCAACGACGGTCTCTGGCCCGGAGCCCCGTACCCGGAAGCGCAGTTCCGCGAGGACGCCGGGCTCTCCCCCGGCGCGGCGCTGCTCGGCGGTGCCGGAGTCGCGGACATGCTGTGGGCGCGTTCGACGTTGACGATCCTCGGGATCGACTGCCCTCCGGTCGTCGGGTCCGCCTCCGCCATCACGCCACACGCCAGGGCTCGGCTGAATCTGCGGATCCCGCCCGGCGTCGAGCCGCACGAAGCGGCGACCGCGTTGACCAGGCACCTGGCCGCCGTGACACCCAGGGGCGTGCACCTGTCGACGGAGATCGAGGCGTGCGGCCGTCCCTTCCGCGCCGCCACCGACGGCCCAGCCCACCGGGCGATGGCCGACGCCATGCAGACCGCGTACGGCCGACCGATGAGCAGGCTCGGACAAGGCGGCTCGATCCCGCTGTGCACGGTCTTCGCCGAGACGTACCCCGACGCCGAAATCCTGCTCATCGGCGTCGAGGAACCACAAGCGCGCATCCACGCGCCCAACGAAAGCGTCGCACCGCAAGAAATCTCGGCCATGGCGCTGACCGAAGCACTGTTCCTGCGGGACTACGGCGCCCGGCGACAGTGA
- a CDS encoding DsbA family oxidoreductase, which produces MVERETPPKRVVVEMWSDLGCPWCYLAKSRLRTAIEQRPDADRFEVVMRSFELNPAAPKRPETVEEAFIRSHGGTAAHFMAAERRIQAIAREEGLEFTLDRLSANTFDLHRVVQYANAEGLGFEFFSAVQDGFFVGALNPYAPEALAGVAESVGLEGRRVHAILASGEYADRVRADRAEGVELGATGVPFVVLDRRVAAPGAQKVPVYGQLLEQVAARAADSSTS; this is translated from the coding sequence ATGGTCGAACGGGAAACGCCGCCCAAGAGGGTCGTCGTCGAGATGTGGTCTGACCTGGGTTGCCCATGGTGTTACCTCGCCAAGTCCCGGCTCCGGACCGCGATCGAGCAGAGACCGGACGCGGATCGGTTCGAGGTCGTGATGCGGTCCTTCGAGCTGAACCCGGCCGCGCCGAAGCGACCGGAGACGGTCGAGGAAGCCTTCATTCGCTCCCACGGCGGAACCGCCGCCCACTTCATGGCGGCAGAGCGCCGGATTCAGGCGATCGCCCGCGAGGAAGGCCTCGAGTTCACGCTGGACCGTCTCAGCGCCAACACCTTCGATCTGCACCGCGTGGTGCAGTACGCCAACGCCGAGGGGCTGGGGTTCGAGTTCTTCTCGGCTGTTCAGGACGGCTTCTTCGTCGGCGCCCTCAACCCTTACGCCCCTGAAGCCCTGGCCGGGGTCGCCGAGTCGGTGGGGCTGGAAGGCAGGCGAGTGCACGCGATCCTCGCGAGCGGTGAATACGCCGACCGCGTACGCGCCGACCGGGCCGAAGGTGTGGAGCTGGGCGCGACCGGCGTGCCGTTCGTCGTCCTCGACCGGCGGGTCGCGGCCCCTGGGGCGCAGAAGGTTCCGGTCTACGGACAGCTGCTGGAGCAGGTGGCAGCCCGCGCCGCGGATTCTTCTACGAGCTGA
- a CDS encoding amino acid adenylation domain-containing protein: MSFVDDLFAHPAGAPAIRTPDGHLSYGELTDRIQRLARSLAGHGLGPERVCAIAVDRGVDAVIAMAAVARAGGAFLALDADLPHARLEAMCRTGGAWMLVTTAALAERLSLPVPGPVVPIDQTAPPTVATRLSEVTPRTLAYVSHTSGSTGEPNAVLIEHGGLRSYLRAIGTDNGLGPGTVTLQAAPIGYDASIRDVFAPLVAGGCVVLVPRARLLRPAEFAETVRAFGITALLSVTPTFLGFLTGHEAAAAALRTVGLVVSSGESLLPFLTSGGRRLLPGRLVNQYGPTECTMTSTRYPVPKDPVTTADLIGAPIDGVSVWLLGPDHRPVPDGATGEIHIGGVGVARGYGGRPALTAERFVPDPFGPPGARLYRTGDLARRGPDGTLVYLGRMDRQLKIRGHRVDPAEIEGALLTHPAVTGAVLTSDKDERGRVSLSAHVVGELADVPDTALRAHLAETLPPHMMPRRFVRIARVPTTHSGKIDRAVLTRTDENGSR, from the coding sequence ATGAGCTTCGTCGACGATCTCTTCGCTCATCCCGCCGGGGCACCCGCGATCCGCACCCCGGACGGTCACCTGAGCTACGGGGAGCTGACCGACCGGATCCAGCGGCTCGCGCGGAGCCTGGCAGGCCACGGGCTGGGGCCGGAACGGGTCTGCGCCATCGCCGTCGACCGCGGTGTGGACGCCGTGATCGCGATGGCCGCCGTGGCGCGGGCGGGTGGCGCGTTCCTCGCCCTCGACGCCGACCTACCGCACGCACGTCTCGAAGCCATGTGCCGAACCGGCGGTGCGTGGATGCTGGTGACGACGGCGGCGCTCGCCGAACGGCTCTCGCTGCCCGTACCCGGTCCGGTCGTCCCGATCGACCAGACCGCACCGCCCACCGTGGCGACGCGCCTGTCCGAGGTCACCCCGCGCACGCTCGCCTACGTCAGCCACACGTCCGGTTCGACCGGCGAGCCGAACGCCGTGCTGATCGAACATGGCGGTCTGCGGTCCTACCTGCGCGCGATCGGCACGGACAACGGGCTGGGACCGGGGACGGTCACCCTGCAGGCGGCCCCGATCGGCTACGACGCGTCGATCCGCGATGTGTTCGCACCGCTCGTCGCCGGTGGCTGCGTGGTGCTCGTCCCCCGCGCCAGGCTGCTGCGACCGGCCGAATTCGCCGAGACCGTGCGCGCTTTCGGCATCACCGCGCTGCTCAGCGTGACCCCGACTTTCCTCGGCTTCCTGACCGGACACGAGGCAGCCGCGGCGGCACTGCGGACGGTCGGGCTGGTCGTTTCGAGTGGAGAGTCGCTGCTGCCGTTCCTGACCTCGGGCGGCAGGCGCCTGCTGCCGGGCAGGCTGGTCAACCAGTACGGCCCGACCGAATGCACCATGACGTCGACCCGGTACCCCGTCCCGAAGGATCCGGTCACGACGGCCGACTTGATCGGGGCGCCGATCGACGGCGTGTCGGTGTGGCTGCTCGGTCCGGATCACCGGCCGGTACCCGACGGTGCCACCGGCGAGATCCACATCGGCGGCGTCGGAGTCGCACGCGGTTATGGCGGACGCCCCGCCCTGACCGCCGAACGGTTCGTCCCGGATCCGTTCGGCCCGCCGGGAGCACGGCTGTACCGCACCGGGGACCTGGCCCGGCGAGGCCCCGACGGCACCCTGGTGTACCTGGGCAGGATGGACCGTCAGCTCAAGATCCGGGGCCATCGCGTGGATCCCGCCGAGATCGAAGGCGCCCTGCTGACCCATCCGGCCGTGACCGGCGCGGTTCTCACCTCGGACAAGGACGAACGAGGCCGGGTCTCCCTCAGCGCGCATGTCGTGGGCGAACTGGCCGACGTCCCCGACACCGCGCTGCGCGCCCACTTGGCCGAAACGCTGCCACCACACATGATGCCGCGCCGGTTCGTCCGCATCGCCCGCGTACCCACCACCCACAGCGGCAAGATCGACCGAGCCGTACTGACCCGGACCGACGAGAACGGATCACGATGA
- a CDS encoding glycosyltransferase, giving the protein MRLFFSAGAGYSRIAPLLPLAVAARDRGHDVVFATGSGAVEHARASGLPTIGVDGQGDEAAARQAWGRYSPAELAVMSPDEKLAYVVTVMAETGAGSRVDGMLAAIREHRPDLVVAGAAEFAAPAAAAIAGLPYVVHGIGPPKPAAIMAGGWQALDPIVRRFGLDRFPEHETVPYLDIWPEVLRPKETTWDHPVSLPIRPEGILPAPGNRPPVLEGLRHGKTVYVTAGTSHNTRPGVLETMLSALYGEGVDVIATIGRDGDRDRFGAQPAEVRIENFLPQQQILPHVDAVVCHAGSGTVLGSLAHGVPLVVSPLATDQFDMAAQVAGAGAGVLADPGSPTRSGIRDAVRTVLTDPSYRDSAVSLAARIAAMPDPASVLDQLAEYANHTPARGGDGG; this is encoded by the coding sequence ATGCGCTTGTTCTTCTCCGCCGGAGCGGGTTACAGCCGCATCGCCCCCTTACTGCCGTTGGCTGTGGCGGCGCGGGATCGCGGACATGACGTCGTGTTCGCGACCGGGTCGGGCGCGGTCGAGCATGCGCGGGCGTCCGGCCTGCCGACGATCGGCGTGGACGGACAGGGCGACGAAGCGGCCGCCCGTCAGGCCTGGGGCAGGTATTCGCCCGCCGAACTCGCCGTGATGTCGCCGGACGAAAAGCTGGCGTACGTGGTCACCGTGATGGCCGAAACCGGGGCCGGGTCGCGAGTGGACGGGATGCTGGCCGCGATCCGAGAGCACCGGCCCGATCTGGTGGTCGCGGGTGCCGCCGAGTTCGCCGCGCCCGCCGCGGCGGCGATCGCCGGTTTGCCGTACGTGGTGCACGGCATCGGACCGCCGAAACCCGCCGCGATCATGGCGGGCGGCTGGCAGGCGCTCGATCCGATCGTGCGGCGCTTCGGTCTCGACCGGTTCCCCGAGCACGAAACCGTTCCATATCTGGACATCTGGCCGGAAGTGTTGCGGCCAAAGGAAACCACCTGGGATCACCCGGTCAGCCTGCCGATCCGCCCGGAAGGAATTCTTCCCGCCCCTGGAAACCGCCCTCCTGTCCTCGAAGGACTGCGGCACGGCAAGACCGTCTACGTCACGGCGGGGACTTCGCACAACACCAGGCCAGGGGTGCTGGAGACCATGCTCTCCGCGTTGTATGGCGAGGGAGTCGACGTCATCGCGACGATCGGGCGTGACGGCGACCGGGATCGGTTCGGCGCACAGCCCGCCGAGGTGCGGATCGAGAACTTCCTTCCGCAGCAACAAATATTGCCCCATGTCGACGCTGTCGTCTGTCACGCGGGCTCGGGCACCGTATTGGGTTCACTCGCGCACGGCGTACCGCTGGTGGTCTCGCCGCTGGCCACCGACCAGTTCGACATGGCCGCCCAGGTCGCCGGCGCGGGAGCCGGTGTACTCGCGGATCCCGGCTCCCCCACCCGAAGCGGGATCCGCGACGCCGTCCGCACGGTGCTCACCGACCCGTCCTACCGCGATTCCGCCGTGTCCCTCGCCGCGCGGATCGCGGCGATGCCGGACCCCGCCTCGGTCCTGGACCAGCTGGCTGAATACGCGAACCACACGCCCGCGCGAGGCGGCGACGGAGGGTAG